In Myxococcus stipitatus, the following are encoded in one genomic region:
- a CDS encoding HU family DNA-binding protein, with protein sequence MTKAELVEVVAAQTRLTKKSAAQILDIVFTNIGKAVKKDARFSYPGFGTWSVRSRKARKIRNPQTNEMMKLKASKTIGFRPAKELKNSL encoded by the coding sequence ATGACCAAGGCAGAGCTCGTCGAGGTGGTGGCGGCGCAGACACGTCTCACCAAGAAGTCGGCGGCGCAGATCCTCGACATCGTCTTCACCAACATCGGCAAGGCGGTGAAGAAGGATGCGCGGTTCAGCTACCCCGGCTTCGGCACCTGGTCCGTGCGCTCCCGCAAGGCCCGGAAGATTCGCAACCCGCAGACCAACGAGATGATGAAGCTCAAGGCGTCGAAGACCATCGGCTTCCGCCCGGCCAAGGAACTGAAGAACTCTCTGTAA